The DNA region AAAATATTCTCTAgaatacgtatatataattttatttatttaattttaggGTGGAATacttttgaaatatatatacgtgtatatataaataaacttGATTAGTCGTCTGATTGACATATAAATagttcatttaaattatttatacatatttataattaaaatagaATCCATTTAATTGGACCTTAGTTTGTAATATCttgtatttttgttaatgccTTTAAcagtatgtatatgtataatgtTATAATGATCTAAGAATATTACAAGAATTTCCTTATTTCTTAGCATTTTATGgattgtttcttcttttatatttttattacttaaGAATTTGTcgaaagattttttttttatattatttaataattgtaTTACTGTTTCCAtgactttttcaaaataagatAATGCTTTTGAATGTAAATAGATATAGGGAGTTAAGGAAAAGTTAGTCATTTAATACagcattatattttatgtgatATATCGTATCACCTGAATTTATATCCAGAGTGTGCTGACTGTTTGATAGAAATTCTTGTTCATTCTTTTCATATTGTCTAATAATTCACCCTTCcgtattattttgtatttatccatgaacctaaaggagtaaactaatttaAAGAAGGCaggattatatattaaaatatataacattattATTGTCATTTAATATGAGAACAACACATAATAATCGGTAagcaatatttttcatatatttaaataaaaatttgtgataaccttatataaaagaGCCAAAACGGATGATACTCCAGCTATTGTTCCAAAAGCTGCAGGCACTGTTTTTCCTGCTGGTTCTGTTAGTGTTGTAGGTACTGTAAATGATATAGGATTATCCAATTGGTCGGAATGTACAGATGCTAATTCAATTCCATTTGTTTGCAACAGGCATTCttcaatatttatatttttgtcaGTACTAGAAGATAATTCTggaaattcatattttttcttttcctcggAAAGATATTCctcataatttgttttaaacatttttactGCAAGACAGGTTAATAATGTGGTATTCGTATACTTACAATTTGGAGAGTACTTCTTATGTATTCTTTTATATAAGGATACACATTGGTTGATAAATTCTTGACAAGAACATATTTCAGGATaagttttttgttttaaaatatcttGAATATcatgaatattattattaaatatagaTAACATTACATAATTTTCTGCTTCAGCCAAGTTATTATAGAGATCCATATTAGAACAGTCTTTGTTTTTTGTAGTTCCTCCATTAGCTTCTTTTTGCATCAAAAATACTGTTAAtgttttttcatcaaaaagATTATTATCCattatttcataatataaccaatagtatatattgttacaatatttttcaaattcttgAGAACTATCACTATATAATAActtcaaatttcttaaaaatt from Plasmodium cynomolgi strain B DNA, scaffold: 0670, whole genome shotgun sequence includes:
- a CDS encoding hypothetical protein (putative), with amino-acid sequence MNVLDKSPFFYLCNSYINSYKDITAYGQIIDICIKFLRNLKLLYSDSSQEFEKYCNNIYYWLYYEIMDNNLFDEKTLTVFLMQKEANGGTTKNKDCSNMDLYNNLAEAENYVMLSIFNNNIHDIQDILKQKTYPEICSCQEFINQCVSLYKRIHKKYSPNCKYTNTTLLTCLAVKMFKTNYEEYLSEEKKKYEFPELSSSTDKNINIEECLLQTNGIELASVHSDQLDNPISFTVPTTLTEPAGKTVPAAFGTIAGVSSVLALLYKVITNFYLNI